The following proteins come from a genomic window of Synechococcus sp. NB0720_010:
- a CDS encoding FIST N-terminal domain-containing protein — translation MAWTARLSSLLPWRQAPQQAQCTTALSCEPALEAAIADLAQQLKQAGQRGPADLGLVFCASAYASDLQRFMPLLKQAIGAQHWLGCCGGGVVGTNTEGLAQELEHQPAISVTLLTLPQTQIELFSLNSDSLPDLDGSRQSWIDWAGVDPNGGHSMLLLLDPTCTAINDVISGLDFAYPEAQKIGGIAGQHSAQHGSLLIGNDVVDGAVGCLIKGDWRLDPVVAQGCKPIGPVFEIEQAERNVLLRLSHDGEADTPVACLQTILKGLSPEEKELVRHSLFLGVAKTNFQLPSDGAPASGPAVLVRNLIGVDPRTGSVAVAERLRVGQQVQFQLRDAETSRQEQQQLLGQQRSRNAEPMAALLFACLGRGEGLYGGPNGDVDGCREQFPDVPISGAFCNGEIGPVAGATHLHGYTASWGFLVPNTP, via the coding sequence ATGGCTTGGACCGCTCGCCTCTCTTCGTTGTTGCCCTGGCGACAAGCGCCGCAGCAGGCGCAGTGCACCACGGCACTGAGCTGCGAACCCGCCCTCGAAGCCGCCATCGCCGATCTGGCACAGCAGCTCAAACAGGCCGGTCAACGGGGTCCGGCGGACCTTGGTCTGGTCTTCTGCGCCAGCGCCTATGCCAGCGATCTGCAGCGGTTCATGCCCCTGCTGAAGCAGGCCATCGGAGCCCAGCACTGGCTGGGGTGCTGCGGCGGTGGCGTGGTCGGCACCAACACCGAGGGATTGGCCCAGGAGCTGGAACACCAGCCCGCCATCAGCGTGACCCTGCTCACCCTGCCCCAGACGCAGATCGAGCTCTTCAGCCTCAACAGCGATTCCTTGCCGGATCTCGACGGATCCCGGCAGAGCTGGATCGACTGGGCCGGGGTCGACCCCAACGGCGGGCATTCCATGCTTCTGCTCCTGGATCCCACCTGTACGGCGATCAACGACGTCATCAGCGGTTTGGACTTCGCCTACCCCGAGGCCCAAAAGATCGGAGGCATTGCAGGACAACACAGCGCCCAGCACGGCTCACTCTTGATCGGCAATGACGTCGTCGATGGTGCCGTTGGCTGTTTGATCAAAGGGGACTGGCGCCTTGATCCGGTTGTCGCTCAGGGCTGCAAGCCGATCGGCCCAGTCTTTGAAATTGAGCAGGCCGAACGCAACGTGCTGCTGCGTCTCAGCCATGACGGGGAAGCCGACACGCCTGTGGCCTGCCTGCAAACAATCCTCAAGGGCCTCTCCCCAGAGGAGAAGGAGCTCGTGCGGCACTCGCTGTTTTTAGGGGTGGCCAAAACCAACTTCCAGCTGCCCAGCGATGGCGCACCGGCATCAGGGCCAGCGGTCCTGGTCCGCAACCTGATCGGCGTCGACCCACGCACCGGTTCCGTGGCGGTGGCCGAGCGGCTGCGGGTGGGGCAGCAGGTGCAGTTTCAATTGCGGGACGCCGAGACCTCCAGACAGGAACAACAGCAACTCCTGGGGCAACAGCGAAGCCGCAACGCCGAGCCAATGGCCGCACTGCTCTTTGCCTGCCTGGGCCGAGGCGAGGGGCTCTACGGCGGCCCCAATGGCGATGTGGACGGTTGCCGTGAACAATTCCCTGATGTGCCCATCAGCGGTGCCTTCTGCAACGGCGAGATTGGCCCGGTCGCCGGTGCAACCCACCTGCATGGCTACACCGCCAGCTGGGGCTTTCTGGTGCCGAACACTCCCTGA
- the trmB gene encoding tRNA (guanosine(46)-N7)-methyltransferase TrmB has protein sequence MRQHVNPLSRFFQLPLELPPPQELFCDPGRPVHLDIGCARGRFLLALAQQQPELNHLGVEIRRALVAAAEADRQQLGLGNLHYLFCNANISVEGWLTALAPGQLDLVSIQFPDPWFKKRHHKRRVLQPALLLAIAAALEPGKRLFMQSDILDVIEPMVAVTEASGCFSRPAIDARPWRATNPLPVPTERETYVLEQGLPVYRVLYERNETPLPSLQELEQQLEAADNPETSTHPSA, from the coding sequence GTGCGCCAACACGTCAACCCGCTGAGCCGCTTCTTCCAGTTGCCGCTGGAGCTGCCCCCACCCCAGGAGCTGTTCTGCGATCCAGGCCGACCAGTGCACCTCGACATTGGCTGTGCTCGGGGCCGCTTTCTCCTGGCACTGGCCCAGCAGCAACCCGAGCTCAACCACCTGGGGGTCGAGATCCGGCGCGCCCTGGTGGCCGCAGCGGAAGCGGACCGTCAGCAGCTCGGCCTTGGCAATCTGCACTACCTCTTCTGCAACGCCAACATCAGCGTTGAGGGTTGGCTGACGGCATTGGCTCCGGGTCAGTTGGATCTGGTCTCCATCCAATTCCCCGATCCCTGGTTCAAAAAAAGGCACCACAAGCGACGGGTCCTGCAGCCTGCGCTGCTGCTGGCCATCGCCGCGGCCCTGGAGCCGGGTAAGCGGCTCTTTATGCAGAGCGACATTTTGGACGTCATCGAACCGATGGTCGCCGTCACCGAAGCGAGCGGCTGCTTCAGCCGACCGGCAATTGACGCCCGCCCCTGGCGGGCAACCAACCCCCTGCCCGTGCCAACCGAGCGGGAGACCTACGTCCTCGAGCAAGGGCTACCGGTCTACCGAGTGCTCTATGAACGCAACGAAACGCCGTTGCCGAGCCTCCAAGAGCTGGAGCAACAGCTCGAAGCCGCCGATAATCCCGAGACATCAACCCACCCCTCGGCATGA
- a CDS encoding IctB family putative bicarbonate transporter produces the protein MSAGSAPSTPWLLRWQGILGDASEGPLGSRLSLIAGSVLCVLLAAMPFVTRAGLSLLILASGLLWLVWSLCLPAGRIGRISGWLLLMLGIAVLATGFSTVTPAAFKGLLKLISYLGVYALLRQLLEQAPLWWDRLVAALLGGELLSSVLAIRQLYGDTSELARWADPNSVADGTIRVYGPLENPNLLAGYLIPILPIALIALLRWRSWPQRLFAASALLLGCSALFLSYSRGGWLGMVAALGAAVLLLVLRQTRHWPPLWRRLFPLLLIAAAVCVLVIAVTQIEPLRIRVMSLAAGRGDSSNNFRINVWLAAIEMIQERPWLGIGPGNSAFNLIYPLYQQPKFNALSAYSVPLELLVEGGIPNLIAALGLLFASLRAGLSQLKGESNWALPALAAVAAIAGLCVQGATDTIFFRPEVQLTGWFCLATLSASSSDG, from the coding sequence ATGAGCGCAGGATCGGCGCCATCCACCCCCTGGCTGTTGCGTTGGCAGGGGATCTTGGGCGACGCCAGCGAGGGGCCCCTGGGATCACGGTTGAGCCTGATCGCCGGAAGCGTGCTCTGCGTGCTGCTGGCCGCAATGCCCTTCGTCACGCGGGCAGGCCTCAGCCTGCTGATCCTCGCGTCGGGATTGCTCTGGCTGGTCTGGTCGCTCTGCCTCCCCGCCGGTCGCATCGGCCGCATCAGCGGTTGGCTCCTGCTGATGCTCGGCATCGCCGTTCTGGCCACAGGGTTTTCAACGGTCACCCCAGCCGCGTTCAAAGGTCTGCTGAAGCTGATCAGCTATCTGGGGGTCTACGCCCTACTGCGGCAGCTGCTCGAGCAGGCGCCGCTCTGGTGGGATCGGCTCGTGGCAGCCCTCTTGGGGGGTGAGCTGCTCAGCAGCGTCCTCGCCATACGGCAGCTCTATGGCGACACCAGTGAGCTGGCCCGCTGGGCCGATCCCAACTCCGTCGCCGACGGAACGATCCGGGTCTACGGCCCTCTGGAGAACCCGAATCTGCTGGCGGGCTACCTGATCCCGATCCTGCCCATTGCCTTGATCGCTCTGCTGCGCTGGCGCTCATGGCCCCAGCGCCTCTTTGCCGCCAGTGCCCTGCTCTTGGGCTGTAGCGCCCTCTTCCTCAGCTACAGCCGGGGCGGCTGGCTTGGAATGGTGGCAGCCCTTGGGGCCGCGGTGCTGCTGCTGGTGCTGCGGCAAACGCGCCATTGGCCGCCCCTCTGGCGCCGCCTCTTCCCCTTGCTGCTGATCGCGGCAGCCGTCTGCGTGCTGGTGATCGCCGTGACGCAAATCGAGCCCCTACGGATCCGGGTCATGAGCCTCGCGGCAGGCCGCGGGGATAGCTCCAACAACTTCCGCATCAACGTCTGGCTCGCCGCCATCGAGATGATCCAGGAGCGGCCCTGGCTGGGGATCGGCCCCGGCAACAGCGCCTTCAACCTGATTTATCCCCTCTATCAACAGCCGAAGTTCAACGCCCTGAGCGCCTACTCGGTGCCGCTTGAGCTGCTGGTGGAAGGAGGCATCCCCAATCTCATCGCGGCCCTCGGCCTGCTCTTCGCCAGCCTCAGGGCTGGCCTGAGCCAACTCAAAGGCGAGTCCAACTGGGCCCTGCCGGCCCTGGCCGCGGTGGCCGCCATCGCTGGCCTCTGCGTCCAGGGCGCGACCGACACGATCTTCTTCCGGCCCGAAGTCCAACTCACCGGCTGGTTCTGCCTGGCAACCTTGAGTGCCAGCAGCAGCGATGGCTGA